In Prunus dulcis chromosome 1, ALMONDv2, whole genome shotgun sequence, the following are encoded in one genomic region:
- the LOC117614843 gene encoding uncharacterized protein LOC117614843 has product MARSGTTELRTPVFNRENYEFWSIRMKTILKSHGLWDLVEHGFDASDPKKKKEIEETKVVEKSTMSELLMKQARALGLIQSAVSDQLFRRIVNKETSKGAWDILKLEFRGDKQVRNVKLQGLRREFEYTRMKDSESLSVYLARLFDILNHMKSYGEELSRERVVQKLLFSLPKSYDSICSIIEHSKNLETLEIQEVVASLKGFELRLDRHNENST; this is encoded by the coding sequence ATGGCAAGATCGGGCACTACTGAGCTTCGCACACCAGTTTTCAATAGAGAAAACTATGAGTTCTGGAGCATTCGAATGAAAACAATACTGAAATCTCATGGATTATGGGATCTAGTTGAACATGGCTTCGATGCTTCAGatccaaagaagaagaaggagatagAAGAGACTAAGGTTGTTGAGAAGTCTACGATGTCTGAGCTTCTGATGAAGCAGGCTCGTGCACTTGGATTGATCCAAAGTGCTGTCTCAGATCAGCTATTCCGCAGAATTGTGAACAAGGAGACCTCAAAGGGTGCTTGGGATATTCTGAAGCTGGAATTCAGAGGAGATAAACAGGTACGAAATGTAAAATTGCAAGGATTGCgtagagaatttgaatatactcgCATGAAAGACAGTGAATCCCTATCTGTATATCTTGCTAGattgtttgatattttgaatcaCATGAAGAGTTATGGTGAGGAACTATCTAGGGAGAGAGTTGTGCAGAAATTACTATTTAGTTTGCCAAAATCATATGATTCCATCTGCTCTATTATTGAACATTCCAAGAATCTTGAGActcttgaaattcaagaagTAGTTGCTTCTCTGAAGGGCTTTGAGCTCAGATTGGATCGACACAATGAGAACTCTACATAA